TGACGACGATGGGGGTTTCCACCTCGTCACCGTTCGACAAGACCACCCGCTTGTTTAGTCCGGTCATCGGGATGATAGCGGTCACCGCGGCAAACTTCCGGATGGTCACTCCCAACCTGGCCGCCGCCTCGGCGTAGGCCTGGACGGTCTTGAACGGGTTGAGGTGGCCGTCTTTGGGGCAAAAGGCCGCTCCGAGGAGCCCTTCAGGACTCAAATGGGGGACGATGGCCAGCGTTTCCTCCCGGGTGACCAGCCGGCTGGGGATGTCCAGCCGATTCTGAAGGGCGACGTTCTGCTTGAACTGCCGCCACTGCCGCTCGGTATAGGCCGGCATGAGGTAGCCACCTTGTTTGAATTCCAGGTCCCCATCGAAGCCAAGCTCCTCACCGAGGGTCTCGAATCTCTCGATGCTGCCCTTCGCCAGACGGCAGTTCATCTCCATGCCCCATTGCATCCGCACACCGGCACCGCATCTCCCGGTCGAACCGCTGGCGAGGGTGTTCTTCTCAAGGACGACGACCTTCCCGCACCCGCGGGCGGCCAGGTTATAGGCCACCGCGGTCCCATTGACACCTCCACCGATGATGACCACGTCTGCCGTGGATTTCACTCGCCCTCGCCCCTTTCGCGCTCCTTCCGAGCTTTGGCGAGGAGCCCGAGCTTGATCGGTTTGGTCGGGGGGCGGAAGGTGGACATGGGGATGTCTTCGATTTGCCCGCCGGTAGCTGCGGCGATCTCCTGAAGCAGCAGGAGCCGACACGTCCGCCCCTGGCATTGGCCCATCCCGCAGCGGGACAGCCGCTTGATCTCGTCGGGAGTCTTGTAACCCCGGGCGATCAGCCCCCTGACCTCATCGAGGGTGATGTCCTCGCAGCGGCAGATGATGGTGTCAGGACCCTTATCAGCCATGACGGTCCTCCTCAACCTTGATGTTCCGAGCCACCCAGGCCAGGTTCTTGGGGACGGCGACCCAGACCACGGCCGTCTCCTCCCTGGTCCGCGGCTTCAGGACCCTGACCACGCGGCCCCGACCGACCACCCGACCCTCCCGGTCCAGGGCCGAGACGACCTGGTCCTTCGCCGGCAGGGGAAGGAATTCATAGGCCATCTTGATCAAGGCCTCATCGGGCCCGAAGGTCTCGTCGACGACGAAGATCGCCAGCCCCGGACAGCGGGCGACGCATAGCCCGCAGCCGTTGCATTTCCCCCGGTCAAGGGCGGGGAGGTCGTTGATGTCGGCGAAGGGGGCGATGGCCCCCCGACGGCACGATGAAGCGCAAGGATCGCAGGGGATCCGCTGAAAGCATTCAAGGACGGCCGCCGGCCCCCCGGCCAGACGGGACGTATCCGGTCTGACCCTGGCGAGGTCGGCCTCGTCCGGCGCCCCGGAGCGGCGGAGGGCGTCGCTCGGCCCGGTCGCCTTGCCGCTCATCCCAGACCACCTGCCTTGCGCAATCCGGCCAACCCTGTGCGGATCCTCTCGCCGGTCGGCCCGGCCCGCAAGGCGGCCAACTCTTCCCGGGCAGCGGCCTTCTTATCGGCTACCCCGCGGTCATGCCCGAGGCTGGCCGCCGCGCACAGTCCGGCCAGGCGTCCCCCGACCATGGCCGCCGAGGCCTCCTCGACCCCGGACGAATCGCCGGCCACATAGACGTCTTCAACCGTCGTCCGCATGTCCTCGTCGTGCCAGGCCACGTGGCCACCCAGCTCCGGCAGGTAAACCATCTTGCAGCCGGCCTGCCACATCAATTCGCTCAGCGGGGTCAGGCCGGTCGCCAGGCAGATCACGTCGCAATCAACGGGCTCCTCGGTGCCCGGGAGCGGATGCCACTTCTCGTCGAGCCGCCAGACCACCGCCCCCTGGACCTCCCGTTCCCCCACGGCCTCCTTGACTGAATGGCCGGTCAGGATAGGCACCCCGGCCCGCCGGATCTTGGCCGCGTGGACCAGGTAACCCCCGATGAAGGGGGCCGCCTCGACCACCGCGGCCACCTCCACCCGGGCCTGGAGCAACTGATAGCTGACGATGAGGCCGATGTTCCCGGCTCCGACCATCAGCACCCGCTTTCCGGGACGCACCCCGTGGACGTTCATCAGCGTCTGGACGGCTCCGGCGCCGTACACGCCGGGCCGGTCATTACCGGCGAAAGGTAGCATGCGCTCGGCCGCCCCGGTGGCCATGATCGTCCGCTCCGCCCTCAGTCTGCTCAGCCCGTCCGGCGTCTCTAGATAAAGAACCTTGTCCGAGTAATAGCCAAGGACCGTCGAAGCCAGCCGGACCTCGATGCCGGGCTCCTCCTCCACCGCCGCCGCCAGCCTCCTGGCGATGACGAAGCCGCGCGTGCCGGCCTCCTGCCGACCCGATCCGAAGAATTTGTGGGTCTGCTTGATCAGTTGGCCGCCGAGACGCTCGTCACGTTCGATCAAGGCGACAGTCGCCCCTTGCCTGGCGGCGGCCAGAGCGGCGGACAGGCCGGCCGGTCCCGCGCCGACCACGGCGATCTCCACCGAGTTCATCGAATTTCACCGTGCCCTTCCTGGCGCTCGACGCGCATCCCCTCGTGCAGGGGTTCCGCGCAGACGCGCACGTTGGGCGTCCCGTCGACGACCATCAGGCAAGACGAGCAATTGCCAATGGCGCAAAAAAAGCCCCTCGGTCGGTGGAGCCGCGGGCTTACTCTCAGTACCCTGACTCCTGCCGCGTGCAGGGCCGCGGCAATCGGCTCTCCCTCATGACCGACCAACTCTCGGCCCTCGAACGTGAACCTCACCGGCCGACCCTTGTTGAACTCCAGGATCGGGTGGTCGATGATCCGCATGGATTGATCCCCTCGATTCGCTCTTGACGAATGCCGAGACGTGACCCGACATACCCAAAAGAAATCATTTCGTCCCCGGGTCGAGTAATCCTGCGTTGCCCGGTCAAACCTACTCTGGCAGGCTTTCGCCACTCTTGGGACGATTCGAGAACCGGCCCATCAAGACCCGGCGGAGGGGTGCTGGAATGCCCGGTGCCGACAACCGGAAAAACGCTCCCGACAAGGGCCTGACCTGGACCATTAACGCCGCTCGGCGCCTCTGGCGGCAGTTCGCCCGCCGCCGAGGACACCGCCCGGCCGCCTTGACGGCCGGGGTGGCGCTGGTGGCCGCAGTCGGGCTCTTGACCGTGGCCGTCCGTCTGGTCGGGCCGCCCCTCCTGAAACGCGGCCTTCCAGCCGGCAACGTGCTGATCGCCCCGACCACACCGAACGCCCAGAAAGCGGCCCAGGCCGCCGCCAGGGTCCGCGGCGCCCGACCGGTGGTGGTGGTCTCCATCGGGAACACTATCGTCGTCGGACTCGACCCCAAGGCCACCCCGGCAGCCAGCATCCCTCGGGTCGTCGAGGGAGTCCGCCGGGCCCTGGGGCCGTTCCCCCGCGACGAGGGGGCCATCAATGACCCGGCCAATCCAAGTATCGCCCAAGTTTACGCGACGACCGACGCCGCGGCCGTGCAGGGGCTGACCTCTCTGGCCCAACACTTGAACGGTGGGGCCCCCCTGGCCTCGCTGATAGGCGACCTAATCCCGCTGCTCCGGACGGCGGCGGGGGCGCCCTGAACTCCCCACCGCCGGACTACCGTCACTCGAACACGTCAGGTTAATGCGGCCGATGACGCAAATCGGTCGGGCGCCGCCAGATGGTGGCGCCCGACCTGGTCGTTGCCTTAGCCCGCCTTGATGACCATGGTTCGGTGCCGCGCTTCGGCGCGGTCAGTTTTCCCCGAGGTAGACCCGGCGGACCATCTCGTTCCGCCGCAGGGCCGCAGCCATGTCGTGGAGGGCGATAGCCCCCGTCTGGATGACATAACCACGGCTGGCGACCTGTAAGGCCTGGTGGGCGTTTTGTTCAACCAGGAGGATGGTCGTCCCCAACCGGTTGAGTTCACCGATGATGTCGAAGATCTGCTCCACGAGGACGGGAGCCAACCCCATCGACGGTTCGTCGAGCAGGAGGATCTTCGGGTTCATCATCAGGGCCCTCCCGATCGCCAGCATCTGTTGCTCCCCGCCCGAGAGAGTCCCGCCCTTCTGGCCCAGTCTTTCCTTGAGCCGCGGGAAGAGGGCGGCGACGCGCTCTAGCCCCCTGGTGACCTCGGCTCGCGTCGGGCAGACGAACGCCCCCATCTCGAGGTTCTCGCGGACCGTGAGGCGGGGGAAAATCTTCCGCCCCTCGGGGACGTGACCGACTCGATGGTTGGCGATGACATGGGGCGGCAACCCATCGATCCTCTGCCCTTCCAGGTAGACCTCTCCTTGCCTGGGCCTGAGCAAACCGGAGATGGTCTTGAGGGTGGTCGACTTGCCCGCCCCGTTCGACCCGATCAAGGTGACGATCTCGCCTTGGTCGACCGTCAACGAGATTCCCTTGACCGCGTGGATGACCCCGTAATAGGTGTGCAGGTTGCGCAGCTCAAGCAAGGCCACCGGCGATCACCCCCTGACTGGCGGCCCCGCGGCCCAGGTAGGCCTCGATCACCCGCGGGTCGCGCTGGACTTCCTGGGGCGTGCCCTCGGCGATCTTGACCCCGTAGTCGAGGACGGTCACCCGCTCGGAGATGCCCATGACCACCTGCATGTGGTGCTCGATGAGGAGGATGCTGATCCCCAGCTCGTCGCGGAGGCGCCGGATCAGGGCCGTCGTCGCCTCCGTCTCCTTCGGGTTCATGCCGGCCGTGGGTTCATCCAGGAGGAGCAGTTTCGGCCGGGAGGCCAGGGCCCGGGCGATCTCCAGGCGTCGCTGATCACCGTAGGCCAGGTTTCGGGCCAGTTCGTCTCCGCGTCCCCGCAGGCCGCAATAGGCCAGCAGTTGAACGGCCCGCTTGACGGCCTCCTTCTCCTCCCTGGCCATCCGGCGTGAGTTGAAGAGCACGTCGCCGAGCCCCGCGAGGAGGCGCGCGTGCATCCCGACCAGGACGTTCTCGACGGCGGTCATCGTCGCGAAGAGCCGGATGTTCTGGAAGGTCCGGGTGATCCCGAGGTTGGTGATCTGGTCCGGCGTCCGGCCGTGCAGAGAATGACCGTCAAAGACCAGTTCGCCAGAGGTGGCCGGGTTTATCCCGGTGACCAGGTTGAAGAACGTCGTCTTACCCGCCCCGTTCGGCCCGATGATACTGGCGATGATCCCTCTCTCCAGGACGAAATCGAGGTCGCTGACGGCCGTCAGGCCGCCGAAGCGTTTGGCCACCTTCCTGGCTTCAAGCAAGGCCACGGCCATCACCCCCAAGCGGGGCGGCGGGTGACCCTGGTCCGACCACAGCCCCGCCCCTCCCGCCGTGCCCCTCGATGGCCGGTCCCTCTCCTGGAACCCCCGCTCCCGGCAGCGGCGGACCCGTCGACGTCGGCGTGTCGACATCCTCCCCCGCGGCCTGTTCGAGCTCGTGCTTCCGGCGTTCCGCCGGAATCAAACCAGTTGGTCGGTAGATCATCATGATGATGAGGATCAGCCCGAAGACCAGTTTCTCGTACTTGGCGATTTCGAGCTGCGTCGGCAGCTTCAGGATCCCCGAGTTGCGCAGCTGGCTGAACCAGTCCGAGAGGGACTTGAGCACCTGGAGTTGAAGGACGACCACGCAGGTGGCTCCGATCAGGGCTCCAGGGATGCTCCCCATCCCGCCGAGAATGACCATCGCCAGGACCCCGATGGACTCCATGAATGAGAAGCTCGAGGGGTCGATGAAGGTCTGCTTGGAGGCGAAAACGGCGCCCATGGCCCCGGCAAAAGACGCCCCCATGGCGAAGGCGAGGAGCTTCATCCGGACGACCGGAACGCCCATGGCCGCGGCCGCCGTCTCGTCCTCCCGAATGGCTTCCCACGCCCTCCCGATGCGGGAGCGCTCGAGCCGCCTGGCCACGGTGATGACCACCAAGACGATCAGGAGGACGAGGAAGTAATAGTGGATGCCTTGGGAAAGCTTCAGGCCGAAGATGGCCGGCGCCTGAACCGGGCTGATCCCGTTGGGTCCATTGGTGATGTTGATCGGTTTGTCCAGGTTGTTCAAGACGATCCGGATGATCTCCCCAAAGCCGAGGGTGACGATGGCCAGGTAATCGCCTTTGAGGCGGAGCACTGGGAGACCGAGGAGGATGCCGGCCGTGGCCGCGGCCATCACCGCCAAGACGAGGAACAGCCAGAACCAGTCGCCGTTCAGCGGAAAGCTGACCACACTCTTGGCGATGAAGTTGCCGGCCTGGCTGGAGCCGAAGATCCCCCAGACATAGGCCCCGGTAGCGTAAAAGGCCACGTAGCCCAGGTCGAGTAGGCCGGCGAACCCGACCACGATGTTCAGTCCCAAGGCCAGAGCCATGTAGATTCCGACCTGGATGGCCACATCCAGGTAGTACCGGTTGAGGAGACCGATCCCCGGGAGGAGGACCCCCAGGGTCACGACGGCCATGGCCAGCTTGTACCGGTTGTCGAAGCGGGCGTAATAGATGGCCAGAAGGGATCCGATAAAGACGAGGAAGGCGATGACCGACCTTGGAATCGCGGCCACAACGGCCGTCGTCAGGACGATCAGGCCGGCGACGGCCAGGGGCTTTTCGCTCATCCTACCCCAGATCCGGTCGAACAGGGCGACTAGGATACTCACGGCCGTCACCTCCTAAGCTTTCTCGTGGACGGTCTCGCCCAGGAGACCGCTGGGTTTGAGGATCAGCACGAGGATCAGGATGACGAAAGCGATGACGTCCTTGTATTCAGCCCCGAAGGCCCCACGGGTGAAGACTCCAAGATAGGCTGA
The nucleotide sequence above comes from Bacillota bacterium. Encoded proteins:
- a CDS encoding FAD-binding oxidoreductase produces the protein MKSTADVVIIGGGVNGTAVAYNLAARGCGKVVVLEKNTLASGSTGRCGAGVRMQWGMEMNCRLAKGSIERFETLGEELGFDGDLEFKQGGYLMPAYTERQWRQFKQNVALQNRLDIPSRLVTREETLAIVPHLSPEGLLGAAFCPKDGHLNPFKTVQAYAEAAARLGVTIRKFAAVTAIIPMTGLNKRVVLSNGDEVETPIVVNTAGPYSQVVGRMAGVELPVHSERHQILVTEPVGSLQGPMVMSFAHGLYCQQTPHGSFIMGVGDPHEPRGFDIGHSWSFLEDVAAKVTEIMPILREVRVVRQWSGLYNMTPDAQPILGEVSEVPGFFQAIGFSGHGFMLAPMTGILLAELILGLKTSLDVSMLTLDRFVRGELIREPSVV
- a CDS encoding 4Fe-4S binding protein, whose translation is MSGKATGPSDALRRSGAPDEADLARVRPDTSRLAGGPAAVLECFQRIPCDPCASSCRRGAIAPFADINDLPALDRGKCNGCGLCVARCPGLAIFVVDETFGPDEALIKMAYEFLPLPAKDQVVSALDREGRVVGRGRVVRVLKPRTREETAVVWVAVPKNLAWVARNIKVEEDRHG
- a CDS encoding FAD-dependent oxidoreductase, whose amino-acid sequence is MNSVEIAVVGAGPAGLSAALAAARQGATVALIERDERLGGQLIKQTHKFFGSGRQEAGTRGFVIARRLAAAVEEEPGIEVRLASTVLGYYSDKVLYLETPDGLSRLRAERTIMATGAAERMLPFAGNDRPGVYGAGAVQTLMNVHGVRPGKRVLMVGAGNIGLIVSYQLLQARVEVAAVVEAAPFIGGYLVHAAKIRRAGVPILTGHSVKEAVGEREVQGAVVWRLDEKWHPLPGTEEPVDCDVICLATGLTPLSELMWQAGCKMVYLPELGGHVAWHDEDMRTTVEDVYVAGDSSGVEEASAAMVGGRLAGLCAAASLGHDRGVADKKAAAREELAALRAGPTGERIRTGLAGLRKAGGLG
- a CDS encoding branched-chain amino acid ABC transporter permease, which gives rise to MSILVALFDRIWGRMSEKPLAVAGLIVLTTAVVAAIPRSVIAFLVFIGSLLAIYYARFDNRYKLAMAVVTLGVLLPGIGLLNRYYLDVAIQVGIYMALALGLNIVVGFAGLLDLGYVAFYATGAYVWGIFGSSQAGNFIAKSVVSFPLNGDWFWLFLVLAVMAAATAGILLGLPVLRLKGDYLAIVTLGFGEIIRIVLNNLDKPINITNGPNGISPVQAPAIFGLKLSQGIHYYFLVLLIVLVVITVARRLERSRIGRAWEAIREDETAAAAMGVPVVRMKLLAFAMGASFAGAMGAVFASKQTFIDPSSFSFMESIGVLAMVILGGMGSIPGALIGATCVVVLQLQVLKSLSDWFSQLRNSGILKLPTQLEIAKYEKLVFGLILIIMMIYRPTGLIPAERRKHELEQAAGEDVDTPTSTGPPLPGAGVPGEGPAIEGHGGRGGAVVGPGSPAAPLGGDGRGLA
- a CDS encoding ABC transporter ATP-binding protein, with product MALLEARKVAKRFGGLTAVSDLDFVLERGIIASIIGPNGAGKTTFFNLVTGINPATSGELVFDGHSLHGRTPDQITNLGITRTFQNIRLFATMTAVENVLVGMHARLLAGLGDVLFNSRRMAREEKEAVKRAVQLLAYCGLRGRGDELARNLAYGDQRRLEIARALASRPKLLLLDEPTAGMNPKETEATTALIRRLRDELGISILLIEHHMQVVMGISERVTVLDYGVKIAEGTPQEVQRDPRVIEAYLGRGAASQGVIAGGLA
- a CDS encoding (2Fe-2S)-binding protein; the encoded protein is MADKGPDTIICRCEDITLDEVRGLIARGYKTPDEIKRLSRCGMGQCQGRTCRLLLLQEIAAATGGQIEDIPMSTFRPPTKPIKLGLLAKARKERERGEGE
- a CDS encoding ABC transporter ATP-binding protein → MALLELRNLHTYYGVIHAVKGISLTVDQGEIVTLIGSNGAGKSTTLKTISGLLRPRQGEVYLEGQRIDGLPPHVIANHRVGHVPEGRKIFPRLTVRENLEMGAFVCPTRAEVTRGLERVAALFPRLKERLGQKGGTLSGGEQQMLAIGRALMMNPKILLLDEPSMGLAPVLVEQIFDIIGELNRLGTTILLVEQNAHQALQVASRGYVIQTGAIALHDMAAALRRNEMVRRVYLGEN
- a CDS encoding (2Fe-2S)-binding protein → MRIIDHPILEFNKGRPVRFTFEGRELVGHEGEPIAAALHAAGVRVLRVSPRLHRPRGFFCAIGNCSSCLMVVDGTPNVRVCAEPLHEGMRVERQEGHGEIR